The following are from one region of the Paenibacillus protaetiae genome:
- the rph gene encoding ribonuclease PH, protein MRTDGRQTNQLRPVTITTGVNKYAEGSVLIEFGETKVICTASVEERVPPFMKGQGKGWVTAEYSMLPRATHSRNQREANKGKLSGRTMEIQRLIGRALRSIVDLQALGERTITLDCDVIQADGGTRTTSITGSFIALALAVHKISQTAKMPKFPITDFLASVSVGVIQDKPMLDLNYEEDSKAKVDMNVVMTGSGKFVEVQGTGEEEPFSREELNELLALAETGILELVAKQKEALGDIAGRIGG, encoded by the coding sequence ATGAGAACAGACGGTCGGCAGACAAACCAGCTTAGGCCGGTTACGATAACGACAGGCGTTAACAAATATGCGGAAGGCTCCGTATTGATTGAATTCGGCGAGACGAAAGTGATCTGCACCGCCAGTGTAGAGGAACGGGTTCCGCCGTTTATGAAAGGACAGGGCAAAGGCTGGGTAACGGCGGAATATTCGATGCTGCCGCGCGCAACCCATTCCCGCAACCAGCGTGAAGCAAACAAGGGCAAGCTGTCGGGCCGCACGATGGAAATACAGCGGCTGATTGGCCGGGCTTTGCGTTCCATTGTTGATTTGCAGGCGCTGGGCGAACGGACGATTACGCTGGATTGCGACGTCATTCAGGCCGACGGCGGCACGCGTACGACATCCATTACCGGTTCCTTTATCGCTTTGGCGCTTGCGGTACATAAAATTTCTCAAACGGCCAAAATGCCGAAGTTCCCGATTACCGACTTTTTGGCTTCGGTCAGCGTAGGCGTCATCCAGGACAAACCGATGCTGGACCTTAACTATGAAGAGGACTCCAAAGCGAAGGTTGATATGAATGTGGTGATGACGGGCAGCGGCAAATTTGTCGAAGTGCAAGGCACAGGCGAAGAAGAACCGTTCTCGCGCGAAGAGCTGAACGAGCTGCTGGCATTGGCCGAAACCGGTATTTTAGAGCTGGTGGCGAAGCAAAAAGAAGCTTTAGGCGATATTGCCGGCCGAATTGGAGGCTGA
- the rdgB gene encoding RdgB/HAM1 family non-canonical purine NTP pyrophosphatase gives MERLSEGVVLIATKNAGKVKEFAHAFAGLGREVVSLHQFPELPDIPEDGSTFAENARIKAKTAGDTLQAIALADDSGLRTFALGGAPGVYSARYSGEGASDADNNAKLLRELAALELPDAADPLPDGTRLLSKAQFVCALALYDPATGQFTETEGTVDGYIISAPRGDGGFGYDPLFYLPQLGRSMAELSKEQKQHISHRGDALRKLAALLEHNG, from the coding sequence ATGGAACGTCTCTCGGAAGGCGTTGTGCTTATCGCAACTAAAAACGCCGGCAAAGTGAAAGAATTTGCCCATGCGTTCGCCGGCCTTGGCCGCGAAGTCGTGAGCCTGCACCAGTTCCCGGAGCTTCCGGACATTCCGGAAGACGGCTCTACCTTTGCGGAGAACGCCCGGATCAAGGCCAAAACAGCGGGAGATACGCTGCAGGCGATTGCCCTGGCGGATGATTCCGGCTTGCGGACCTTTGCGCTTGGCGGCGCTCCCGGCGTTTATTCGGCGCGGTATTCCGGCGAAGGCGCTTCGGACGCCGACAATAATGCGAAGCTGTTGCGCGAGCTGGCCGCTTTGGAACTGCCGGATGCGGCGGACCCGCTGCCGGACGGCACCCGGCTGCTCAGCAAAGCGCAGTTCGTATGCGCTTTGGCGCTGTATGATCCGGCGACGGGGCAGTTTACGGAAACGGAAGGCACCGTTGACGGTTATATTATTTCGGCGCCGCGCGGAGACGGCGGCTTCGGTTATGACCCGCTGTTTTATTTGCCGCAGCTGGGCCGGTCGATGGCGGAGCTGTCCAAGGAGCAAAAGCAGCACATCAGCCACCGCGGCGACGCATTGCGGAAGCTGGCGGCGCTGCTGGAACATAACGGATAA
- the asnB gene encoding asparagine synthase (glutamine-hydrolyzing) — MCGITGWIDWSSDLTHETNKLEKMTETLALRGPDASGIWMSEHCAVGHRRLSVMDPENGAQPMIRRSGDNTYIIVYNGELYNAPELKKELENRGRRFTTTCDTEVLLVSYMEWGASSVERFNGIFAFAIWDVAEQKMFLARDRLGVKPLFFSKSGNLFLFGSEPKSILAHPAFKAEVGAEGLAEVFVNGPARTPGQGIFKGLSELKPGECMTVTAAGDRISRYWQLEALPHEDDVDTTAEKVRELLKDTVERQLMSDVPVCTLLSGGLDSSALTTLAVRYYEKHGKGQVHTFSVDYTDNDKHFQAHAFQPNSDAPWIERMTSFLGTVHHDIQFDTPELAGALYDATIARDYPGMADVDASLLLFCREIKKEATVAISGEAADEVFGGYPWFHREDALSAETFPWSLATAMRAGILNPEVAEWIRPAEYIADRYADAIAEVPYLGNESEAERKMRKMSYLNITRFMPTLLDRKDRMSMAAGLEVRVPFCDHRLVQYVWNIPWEIKTSGDREKGILRKALRGILPEDVLTRKKSPYPKTHNPNYLAAVKGMLLDVLNDSSSPLLPLIDTAKVRELAESDSAKSNIPWFGQLMSGPQLFAYLYQVNEWLKRFNIVIK; from the coding sequence ATGTGTGGAATTACAGGCTGGATCGACTGGAGCAGTGACCTGACCCATGAAACGAATAAGCTGGAAAAAATGACCGAAACGCTTGCTTTGCGCGGCCCGGATGCCTCCGGCATCTGGATGTCGGAGCATTGCGCGGTCGGCCATCGCCGCTTATCCGTCATGGATCCCGAAAACGGGGCACAGCCTATGATTCGTCGATCCGGAGACAATACGTACATTATTGTTTATAACGGAGAGCTTTATAACGCACCGGAGCTGAAAAAAGAACTGGAAAACCGCGGCCGCCGCTTTACGACAACATGCGATACGGAAGTGCTGCTTGTTTCTTATATGGAATGGGGAGCGTCCAGCGTGGAACGCTTTAACGGCATATTCGCTTTTGCAATATGGGATGTCGCGGAGCAAAAAATGTTTTTGGCGCGGGACCGCCTTGGCGTTAAGCCATTGTTCTTCAGCAAATCGGGCAACCTGTTCCTGTTTGGTTCGGAGCCTAAATCAATACTGGCTCATCCCGCATTCAAAGCGGAGGTTGGCGCGGAAGGCCTTGCCGAAGTATTTGTAAACGGTCCTGCCCGGACGCCGGGCCAAGGCATATTTAAAGGTTTATCGGAGCTGAAGCCGGGGGAATGCATGACGGTAACGGCTGCGGGTGACCGCATCTCGCGTTACTGGCAGCTAGAAGCGCTGCCCCATGAAGACGATGTGGATACAACGGCGGAGAAAGTGCGCGAGCTGCTGAAGGATACGGTAGAACGCCAGCTGATGTCCGATGTGCCCGTCTGTACGCTGCTGTCCGGCGGACTGGACTCCAGTGCGCTTACAACACTGGCTGTCCGCTATTATGAGAAGCATGGAAAAGGCCAAGTTCATACGTTTTCGGTCGATTATACGGATAATGACAAACATTTTCAGGCGCATGCCTTCCAGCCGAACTCCGATGCTCCTTGGATCGAGCGGATGACCTCGTTCCTTGGGACAGTGCATCATGACATCCAATTCGATACGCCGGAGCTTGCTGGAGCGCTTTATGACGCTACCATCGCACGGGACTATCCCGGTATGGCGGATGTGGATGCATCCCTGCTGCTGTTTTGCCGCGAAATTAAAAAAGAAGCGACAGTTGCCATTTCCGGCGAAGCGGCTGACGAAGTATTCGGCGGCTATCCATGGTTCCACCGCGAAGACGCCTTAAGCGCAGAAACATTCCCTTGGTCGCTGGCAACGGCTATGCGCGCCGGTATCCTGAATCCCGAAGTCGCAGAGTGGATCAGGCCGGCTGAATATATTGCGGACCGCTACGCGGATGCGATCGCCGAAGTGCCTTACCTTGGCAACGAGTCGGAAGCCGAACGCAAAATGAGAAAAATGTCTTATTTGAACATTACGCGGTTTATGCCTACCCTGCTCGACCGCAAGGACCGGATGAGCATGGCGGCCGGCCTTGAAGTGCGGGTGCCATTTTGCGATCACCGGCTTGTGCAATACGTATGGAACATCCCATGGGAAATCAAAACATCAGGCGACCGGGAAAAAGGCATTTTGCGCAAAGCGCTGCGCGGCATTTTGCCCGAAGATGTATTAACCCGCAAAAAAAGCCCGTATCCCAAAACGCATAACCCGAACTATCTGGCAGCGGTAAAAGGCATGCTGCTGGATGTGCTGAACGACTCTTCTTCTCCGCTGCTCCCGCTCATCGACACAGCCAAAGTGAGAGAGCTTGCCGAGTCCGACTCCGCGAAGTCCAATATCCCGTGGTTTGGCCAATTGATGTCCGGCCCTCAGCTGTTCGCTTATTTGTATCAAGTGAACGAGTGGCTGAAACGGTTCAACATCGTAATTAAGTAA
- a CDS encoding GerMN domain-containing protein, whose amino-acid sequence MNQTRWIRRAAISGVLAIPLLTAGCGLFSQETSSIDPPQGVLAEEEGLSDAPTISTVLDDADDMQGDLSQITVYLQDGNGYLAPVSIASKLDKSEAAGQRALELLVDGGTYSSQIPDGFRAMLPQGTVINQFKVDAEKKLAQVDLSQQFVSYNPQDERPMVEAITWTLTAIPGIEKVELSVDGQRLTEMPEEGYPLDQDLTRAIGINLETGNGVSISQSTPVTLYFSSTTADNEQYYVPVTRLISSTSTPAQAAIEELIAGPLDGDQLTAVVTPDYQVKSVETKDDIVTVDLEDSSYEAGQPVPEELLLAVILSATENTGASQVQIRLNGDTNIVDEFNNSYSEPVSRPHHVNAIKA is encoded by the coding sequence ATGAATCAAACAAGATGGATTCGCAGAGCTGCAATTAGCGGGGTGCTCGCCATTCCTCTTCTAACGGCAGGGTGCGGACTATTCTCGCAGGAGACAAGCTCCATCGACCCGCCGCAGGGTGTGCTCGCCGAAGAAGAGGGGTTAAGCGACGCTCCGACGATTTCGACGGTATTGGACGATGCGGATGATATGCAGGGCGACCTGTCGCAAATCACCGTCTATTTGCAGGATGGAAACGGCTACCTGGCGCCGGTTTCGATCGCGTCCAAGCTGGACAAGAGCGAAGCGGCCGGCCAACGGGCGCTTGAGCTGTTGGTCGACGGCGGCACTTACTCTTCACAAATTCCGGACGGCTTCCGCGCGATGCTGCCGCAAGGAACGGTTATCAATCAGTTTAAGGTAGATGCCGAGAAAAAGCTGGCGCAAGTCGATCTGTCGCAGCAATTTGTAAGCTATAATCCGCAGGACGAGCGTCCGATGGTCGAAGCGATTACGTGGACGTTAACCGCTATTCCGGGCATTGAGAAAGTCGAGTTGTCTGTCGACGGGCAGCGGCTGACGGAAATGCCGGAGGAAGGTTATCCGCTGGATCAGGATTTGACGCGCGCCATCGGCATTAACCTGGAAACGGGCAACGGCGTTTCGATTTCGCAGTCTACGCCGGTCACGCTCTACTTCTCTTCGACAACAGCGGATAACGAGCAGTATTATGTGCCGGTCACCCGTCTTATTTCATCTACCAGCACGCCTGCGCAAGCGGCCATTGAAGAACTGATCGCAGGTCCGCTTGACGGCGACCAGCTGACAGCGGTTGTGACGCCGGACTATCAAGTGAAGTCCGTGGAGACCAAGGACGACATCGTAACGGTTGATCTGGAAGATTCGTCCTACGAAGCCGGCCAGCCGGTTCCGGAAGAGCTGCTGCTGGCCGTTATTTTATCGGCGACGGAAAATACCGGCGCAAGCCAAGTGCAAATCCGTCTGAATGGCGATACGAACATCGTGGACGAATTTAACAATTCGTACAGCGAGCCGGTATCGCGCCCTCATCATGTCAATGCCATAAAAGCGTAA
- a CDS encoding phosphatidylglycerophosphatase A family protein, protein MSEQHSYSLNSKKVEAATDEWLARRGVTRDKIAELVHFLQKDYFPNLTVEECIHHVNAVLSKREVQNAVLTGIQLDLLAEEGKLLEPLQEMIFNDEGLYGCDEVLALSIVNVYGSIGFTNFGYIDKLKPGILKKLNDRSDGEIHTFLDDIVGAIAASAASRIAHRKQAERENNTNLPLD, encoded by the coding sequence ATGAGCGAACAGCATTCCTACAGCTTAAACAGCAAAAAAGTCGAGGCCGCAACCGATGAATGGCTGGCGCGCCGGGGCGTTACCCGCGATAAAATCGCCGAGCTGGTCCATTTTTTACAGAAGGACTATTTCCCGAATTTGACGGTAGAGGAATGCATCCATCACGTGAATGCGGTATTGTCCAAACGCGAGGTGCAAAATGCGGTGCTGACCGGCATCCAGCTGGATTTGCTTGCTGAGGAAGGCAAGCTGTTGGAGCCTTTGCAGGAAATGATCTTTAACGATGAAGGCCTCTACGGCTGTGATGAAGTGCTTGCTTTGTCCATTGTGAATGTATACGGCAGTATCGGATTTACGAACTTCGGTTATATCGATAAATTAAAACCCGGTATTCTTAAAAAGCTGAATGACCGTTCCGACGGCGAGATCCATACGTTTCTGGATGATATCGTCGGCGCTATTGCCGCATCGGCCGCCAGCCGCATCGCCCACCGCAAACAAGCCGAGCGCGAAAACAATACAAACCTGCCGCTTGATTAA
- a CDS encoding MBL fold metallo-hydrolase, which produces MDKQHQTETSMWEDGWIQVKVPLPFSLRWVNSYVLPEQDGYTVIDPGLHTEEAVAAWDEVMSRFGFGYGDIRQIVLTHQHPDHYGLAGYFQKRSGAPVYLTAQAHAYTQRMWGEGGTLAGELAALFREHGMPAELTHSIEQNLESFKPLVSPQPQVTYIQAGQTMAFGGLEWSLIDAPGHARGALVFYNAGRKIALCGDQVMPRITPNVSVVPGEDADPLASFMDSLAGLESLGVKLAFPGHRDPFDGFAKRTAELRQHHERRLAQMLEQLYEPHNGFELCELHFGERLRTNPHNLRFAMAETLAHLYYLEKRGVIARSESENDIVYRRV; this is translated from the coding sequence ATGGACAAGCAGCATCAGACAGAAACGTCAATGTGGGAAGACGGATGGATACAGGTGAAAGTGCCTCTGCCTTTCTCGCTGCGCTGGGTGAACAGCTATGTGCTGCCGGAGCAGGACGGCTACACGGTCATTGATCCGGGATTGCATACTGAGGAGGCGGTTGCGGCGTGGGATGAAGTGATGAGCCGATTTGGTTTCGGTTACGGGGATATCCGGCAAATCGTATTGACGCATCAGCATCCCGATCATTACGGATTGGCGGGGTATTTTCAGAAGCGGTCGGGAGCGCCGGTCTATTTAACTGCGCAAGCGCATGCTTACACGCAGCGTATGTGGGGGGAAGGCGGGACGCTGGCCGGGGAACTGGCCGCCTTGTTCCGGGAACACGGCATGCCGGCGGAGCTTACGCATAGCATTGAACAGAATCTGGAATCGTTCAAGCCGCTTGTTTCCCCGCAGCCGCAAGTAACGTATATCCAGGCCGGCCAAACGATGGCGTTTGGCGGGTTGGAATGGAGCCTTATTGATGCGCCGGGACATGCGCGCGGAGCACTTGTTTTTTATAATGCCGGACGGAAGATCGCCTTGTGCGGCGACCAAGTCATGCCGCGCATTACGCCCAATGTAAGCGTCGTGCCGGGGGAAGATGCCGATCCGCTTGCTTCCTTTATGGACAGCCTCGCCGGGCTCGAATCGCTGGGTGTGAAGCTGGCTTTTCCGGGGCACCGCGACCCGTTCGACGGATTCGCCAAACGTACCGCTGAGCTGAGGCAGCATCATGAACGCCGGCTTGCGCAAATGCTGGAGCAGCTGTATGAGCCGCATAACGGCTTTGAGCTGTGCGAGCTTCATTTTGGCGAGAGGCTGCGGACGAATCCGCATAATTTGCGTTTTGCGATGGCGGAGACGCTGGCGCATCTGTATTATTTGGAGAAGCGGGGCGTTATTGCCCGCAGCGAAAGCGAGAATGACATTGTCTATCGGCGCGTATAG
- the rbsK gene encoding ribokinase: MGEVIVVGSINMDLVSKVEQFPLPGQTIHSHDVAFHPGGKGANQAVAASRAGAVTRMIGAVGSDAFGQPLIESLKQYGVSTEGISVVAGVSGLAFITVSGSGENQIVLCEGANGQVSRDRLNSLADSWTEATIVLLQNEIPWAANEAVLERASEAGARVFYNPAPAAAVPDHALAKVHTLFLNETETEAITGQLPEDTASLEAAAGQLLRKGARAVVITLGADGCYYADAEGARLRLPAFRVQPVDTTAAGDTFIGAYAAAVQDGKQPEEALKFAAAASAIGVTREGAQSSVPSREEIEQFLIGR; this comes from the coding sequence ATGGGTGAAGTTATCGTGGTCGGCAGCATTAATATGGATCTGGTCAGCAAGGTAGAGCAATTTCCGCTGCCGGGACAGACGATTCACAGCCATGACGTTGCTTTCCATCCAGGGGGCAAAGGGGCCAACCAGGCTGTCGCTGCTTCACGCGCAGGGGCGGTTACACGGATGATTGGCGCAGTCGGCAGCGATGCATTCGGCCAGCCGCTGATTGAATCGCTTAAGCAATATGGCGTTAGCACGGAAGGCATATCGGTTGTGGCCGGCGTTTCGGGACTGGCGTTTATTACCGTTTCCGGAAGCGGTGAAAATCAGATTGTGCTTTGTGAAGGGGCTAACGGGCAGGTCAGCCGCGATCGGCTGAACAGCCTTGCAGACAGCTGGACAGAGGCAACAATTGTGCTGCTCCAGAATGAAATCCCTTGGGCGGCTAATGAGGCTGTGCTGGAGCGGGCATCGGAAGCGGGGGCGCGCGTCTTTTACAATCCGGCGCCGGCTGCAGCCGTTCCAGACCATGCGCTGGCGAAGGTGCATACGCTGTTCTTGAATGAGACGGAGACCGAAGCGATTACAGGGCAGCTGCCGGAGGATACGGCAAGCCTGGAAGCGGCTGCAGGCCAGCTGCTTCGCAAAGGTGCCCGTGCAGTCGTGATTACCCTTGGCGCGGACGGCTGCTATTACGCCGATGCGGAAGGCGCACGGCTGCGCCTTCCGGCGTTCCGCGTGCAGCCGGTTGATACAACGGCTGCCGGAGATACGTTTATCGGCGCATATGCCGCTGCCGTTCAGGACGGAAAACAGCCGGAAGAGGCTTTGAAGTTTGCAGCGGCCGCCTCGGCGATTGGCGTGACGCGCGAAGGCGCGCAATCTTCCGTGCCGTCACGTGAAGAAATCGAGCAATTTCTAATCGGGCGCTGA
- the fni gene encoding type 2 isopentenyl-diphosphate Delta-isomerase codes for MTQRQLASEHIETTSKRKGEHIRICLHEEVDGNGVDTGFDHYRFRHNALPELRFEDIDISTAWLGKTMKAPFLVSSMTGGTAEAGNINRRLAEAAEAKGWAIGLGSMRAAIENDGLAASFSIRKEAPSVPVIANLGAVQLNYGFGADDCLRAVHMAEADALVLHLNSMQEVFQPEGNTDFRGLLERIRFVCRSLPVPVGVKEVGWGIDADTAERLLEAGVSFIDVAGAGGTSWSQVEKYRTTPMRRQAAEAFADWGIPTAEALREVRSRLPEAAIIASGGMRHGVDAAKAIALGAQICGFGKVLLGGAAAQDHEQSVQQLAEQFERIAFELRTAMFGIGAGTLSELSGTNRIHNRRG; via the coding sequence ATGACGCAGAGGCAGCTGGCCTCGGAACATATAGAAACAACGTCGAAACGGAAAGGCGAGCATATCCGGATTTGTTTGCACGAGGAGGTGGACGGCAACGGGGTTGACACCGGTTTTGATCATTACCGTTTCCGTCATAATGCGCTTCCGGAGCTTCGGTTTGAAGATATTGATATAAGTACGGCATGGCTTGGCAAAACGATGAAAGCCCCGTTTCTGGTCAGCTCGATGACAGGGGGGACGGCGGAAGCCGGCAACATCAACCGGCGCCTTGCAGAGGCGGCGGAAGCGAAAGGCTGGGCCATTGGTCTCGGTTCGATGCGTGCCGCAATTGAAAATGACGGACTTGCAGCTTCTTTTTCTATCCGCAAGGAAGCGCCTTCCGTTCCGGTTATCGCCAATCTGGGGGCGGTTCAGCTCAATTACGGTTTTGGTGCGGATGATTGCCTTCGCGCCGTACATATGGCAGAAGCGGATGCGCTTGTGCTTCATTTGAACAGTATGCAGGAAGTATTCCAGCCGGAGGGCAACACGGATTTCCGAGGTTTGCTGGAGCGCATTCGCTTCGTTTGCCGCTCACTCCCGGTACCGGTCGGCGTCAAAGAGGTCGGCTGGGGAATCGACGCCGATACGGCTGAGCGTCTCCTGGAAGCGGGCGTGTCGTTTATCGATGTTGCGGGTGCGGGCGGAACGTCCTGGAGCCAGGTGGAAAAATACCGGACAACGCCGATGCGCAGGCAGGCGGCGGAAGCTTTTGCGGATTGGGGAATTCCGACCGCCGAAGCGCTGCGCGAAGTGCGGAGCCGTTTGCCGGAGGCGGCAATCATTGCAAGCGGCGGCATGCGGCACGGCGTCGATGCGGCCAAAGCGATTGCTCTCGGCGCGCAAATATGCGGTTTTGGCAAGGTGCTCCTTGGCGGAGCGGCTGCACAGGACCATGAGCAGTCCGTGCAGCAATTGGCCGAACAGTTCGAACGGATTGCCTTTGAGCTGCGGACTGCGATGTTCGGCATTGGAGCGGGTACGCTATCGGAGTTAAGCGGGACGAATCGGATACATAACAGGAGGGGTTAA